The Cutaneotrichosporon cavernicola HIS019 DNA, chromosome: 3 region CTCAAAACAGTGTTCATAGCTTCAACAACAGTTAacctcttcctcaacgCACCAAAACCTCACTGATCATGTGGAGGCCCGCCCGCACCACTGGGTCCAACGACGTAAGTAGCAAGCTGACTCACGCGAACCCATCTCACACCCAGACCCCACTTGCCAACAAGCGCCGCTTCGGCCTTCCCGAGGAGGCTCCGGCTCAggctccgcctcctcccggAGGAGGTGGTTATGGCAAGCCCCCCGGAGACATGCAGTTCTTCAACGGACGTATTGACCgtgaccgcgaccgcgagcgccgtAATGCGCCCCCGCAGCCCCGTGATGACCACCGCCGCGATGACAGGGACATGCGCGACCGTCGCGACGACCAAGACCGCTACGGTGGTgaccgccgcgacgacagGGACCGCCACGACCGCCGCGATGACCGGGGCGACGACCGCCGCAGCGACCGCAGGAGCCGCTGGGACGACCAGGACCGCACGCGCGGACGTGAGGCTGACCCCCGCGAAGGTAAGATATTTGACCCCTTCACCACTAACAGTGCAGAGGGACCTCGTAagcgccgctcgcgctggggcgacgccagcgagcgcgtcgacgtctcGGGCCTGCCCGTCAACATTCAGGGCAAGGTCTCTGcgtccgagctcgacaatTATGCCATCCacgtccgcctcgaggagattgCGCGCAAGTTGCGCACCGGTGACGTGGTGCCGCCTGATGGGCAGCGGTCGCCTTCCCCGCCCCCGAAGTTCGACGCTTACGGCCGCCGCACTAACACCCGCGACGTCAGGTACCGTGAGAAgcttgaggatgagcgccgtcgcctGATCGACCGTGCGATGAAGAACGACCCCAACTTCCGCCCGCCTGCCGACTTCCAGAATAGACGCAACGGCCGGCCCATGGACAAGGTGTACATCCCCGTTGACGAGTTCCCCGAGATCAACTTTTTCGGCCTGCTTGTCGGCCCTCGTGGCAACTCACTCAAGCGCATGGAGCGCGAGACGGGTGCCAAGATTAGCATCCGTGGTAAGGGCAGTGTtaagaagggcaaggaccgCCCGGAAGCGTACGCCAacgacgaagaggacgacctGCACTGTGTCGTgacgggcgacgacgaggtcaaggtcaaggcaTGTGTAATGCTCATTAACAAGGTCATTGAGACCGCTGCCTCGACACCCGAGGGCCAGAACGACCACAAGCGTAACCAGCTCCGTGAGCTTGCCTCGCTTAACGGTACcctgcgcgacgacgagaaccAGCTGTGCCAGAACTGTGGTGAGAAGGGCCACCGTCGCTGGGAATGCCCCCAGCAGCGCGTGTACAGTGCCAACGTCATCTGTCGTCTCTGTGGCGGTGCGGGCCACATGGCGCGCGACTGCCGTGGCCGTGGCGACCCCAGCCTCGCAACCAACAGGCCGCCTGGCGACACTCAGTTCGACTCGGAGTACTCGGCTCTCAtggccgagcttggcgaggccgGTGCGGCTGCTCCAGGCCCGGGTGCACCTACGGAGCAGCGCCTCCCGCCCTGGCGTATCTCCGAGAACTGGCACGGTGGTGGCCGCAACAGAGAGCGCGACCAGGGCTTCGGTGACCAGGGCTACGGCGGTGGCGAACAGGGctacggcggcggcgaccagtacggcggtggcggctACGGTGGTGACCAGGGCTACGGcggtggtgctggtgccgctgctggcggtggtggctACGGTGGTGGCTACGGCGGCGACCAGGGCTACGGCGGTGGTGCTGGCGGTGCTGGAGGTGCGGGTGGTtacggcggcggtggtggtggtggctaTCAGCAGTGAGTACGGCCGCAATTCAGGTCTTGTTTTCCTCGCcgtagctgacaccagataCTACGCCGGCATGCAGGGCGCGTAACGGCCCAACGGCCCAACAACCCAACGGCTTAACCCCCAACCCAGACCCCAACCGTGTTGACCGGATCTCATAGACTCTGCGCGCGGCTGACTCTGTGTGCGCGTGCTGACGCGCGCCGATGAGGAGAAAACGCGAAACCCCAAATTAAGGCTGATGTATCATGACTGTCCGacggcgcggtcgcgccGTAAGCGGGCCGCTTAGAAGTGCCGCTGTGATAAATGAGGATCACAGCGGCGACACAGGTCCTCAAGCACACGACGGCAGGGCCCACTTCCACTTGCATTCCACTTTGATGTCTTGATGCTCGGGATTGTTGCAACATTTGTCTCACTTGGTTCACTTGATCACATTGTTCATGTTGTTGTCATGGGCAGACTCTACTGCAATGCATCGTGCTGTTCTTCTATGTAGCTACCAcacttcctcgaccttgctgCGCGAGAGGCAGAACccctgtcgtcagctctGTTAATTTCAACTTGAGCAAACTCACAGGCGTCACCCAGTCCTTGCACCCGCACTGCGCACCCGCCCAATCATAGTTGCCAATCTTGACACCGCacttggggttggggcACACGAGCTTGCCAGTGATACTGCCATTTGCGAGCACGGGCTCCATCCACGTCAGCGGCTCGACAAAGTATCCCGAGCACTTTGGGTTGGCGAGAATGGGCGGGGGTCCAGTGAGCCCTCCAGTGCTCATATTCGGCATGGAAGAGGTGAACTGCAGCCCGGAGCTTGCGCGGCGCCGCCCAGCCGGCTTGTCAACAGGCGACGCATCGGTCGTAGAGGGCGTGGAGACGCCGCCAGTACGCAGCGCCGCGAGTTGGGGCGGGAGACGGGCCGCGAGCTGGTCCGCATCGAGAATGGGCCGCCCGGCGCGCGTCAAAGACGGCTTGGTGGGTGAGATGTCTTCGCTGctcttgccctccttgtcctcgtctgCGCTGACAGAGTTGGCGCGGGTCATGGTCAGCCCATCCGGGCCCAGACCGAGGAGGGACCGACTGCGTGCCCTTCCAACCCCACCGGTTTCCGAAGCGAGTgaagcgcgacgcgaccgACTAGCAGGCAGTCCCGTGAGGGGATTAATCACGTCGCTGGCCACCGACGGCCTGCGGCTCAACTGGTCCTTTGGCgcgggctcgtcgtcgtcaatgtcgagagcgtcgtcgtccgtcGTGATGCTCAGGTTCAAGCCCGTGAGCGGCCCAGGAAGCGAAAAGTTGCTGGGTGTGCGTGGGCGCGAGAGGGGGGCTTGGTCCAGAATATGGTCCATCATGTGCTCGCGAAGTGCTAGGTGCTGGCGACACATCTTGCACCGCACCTTGCGTCGGTGGCCGCCGGCTGGGGTTGCGGGCTGGCTGGGagtcggggttgaggggtAGACCGCCATGTGTTCGGTTGAAGGGGCGCGGCCGTCGTCTGCGGGTGAGCACTTGGATTTGGGCTGGGGGCGCGCCACAGGTGGTCGGAGGGGGTGGGCGGGCGGGCGGGACATCATCTTGGTGTGATGGGTGGCGAAATGAATGGAAAGATGGATGGATCATGGAGAATTTGGATCTAACAAGTGGAGGTCTGGAATGGCTCAAGCCCTACAAAGCCAAGCCATGCCACATCATCCAATGCAGCCTTGTATAGACGGACTCACTCATGACAGTATCCGTTGTGCGCGAGAGGTACCACTGGCGTGTCATCCGACCATCGGCGAGGTAATACAATCCCAGCTGGTGCCAGAACGTATCTGATGGATCGACGACTGACCGGCGATCACGTAGAAACGTCACTGCCTCGACGGGGTCTAGGCGTAGTTCTCTCATCAGAAACGCGGCGGTGACTGTTGCGGACCGACTCATTCCTGCTTGGCAGTGGACTAGTACGCCGCCGGCTTTGGTCTCGGGAGTGTTCTGGAGCTCCAAGCCCCTCTGATCTGGTTCGTGTCCGGCGCGCCGTtggagcgcctcggcgatccAGGCAACGGCACTAGGAAGTTCGCGGAGGATATCGGTCTCGGGGGCGTCGTCTATCATGATGGCGAAGACTGCAAAGTCTGGCGCGAATTGGAGTGGGGGGCGTAGGAGGGAGACTACGTTGGTCTGGGGTTAGTCTGGGCCGGGGAGGGGGGCAAGGGAAGGATCGGAGGAGCGCAGGCGGGGGGCCCGGGGAtggtgttgaggagggaaggaggaggaagggggaggtCACGCACAATACCGCGCTCCTTCAACCCATCAGCATCCATAGCCGCGAAGAGGTCACCTATCCAAAGCCCATCAATGACCTCATTGAGGtgctccaccaccacctcttcctcttcctcttcttgctgttgttgttgggCCAAGTACGCGGCTTCCTCGGGATCGTCCATCCAAGCCTGGTGGCGCCTCTGATGTTGCAACGTCCCAGGACCCTCTTCGGCCGCTGCAAGTTCCGCCAGACGACGGGCCGCACCCTCCAGCGTGCCGGTTTCTTTGACTTGGGCGAAGACATCGTCGATCGCCTGCTCGTCTGGtttgagcgcgtcggctgGGGCTGCGTCCAACCCCGAGTCTCGGAGGTTGGACATTTGGGGGAGCTTGGTGCCTCGTAGCGAGGCTGAGCGGGAGAGCATGGTGGGAGATGGAatgggtgatggtgagtgtgatggtgagtgTGATGGAGGGAGATGTGACGTAGGATGAAACCTGGCTTGACGCAGGGCCGTAAGATAGGTGGGATAATGAACAAGGGTTATACGCCGTCGACAATTAACAAGTGTATTTAGCTCGCGGCGAGATGCGACGGGACAGCTCTGCGGAGGACGGGTTACCACCGAGTGGGGGTTATTACAAGTGTCGAAGGCTGCACTGTCAGGCATGTCAGGCCGGCCCCGAGGGTCCGCCCAGTACGCCCGCGCTCCTATCTTCCCGTCCTGCACATCTTATCGCCCACATGAGCAAAAGCAAGCCCAGGCCAAGCTGTAATTATCTGAATTTGTGGCAAGCAGCTCGATTCCGCATCACTGCACTACTTGTCGTCGCGGAATATACGCCACAGCGTCATGGTACTGTCGCGCTGCGCGTCTGCTAAGATCTGCTTTTGGAGCTTCTGGCGCGCATCTACAAGCTCTGGCTTATGATCTCAT contains the following coding sequences:
- the BBP gene encoding uncharacterized protein (Splicing factor 1 helix-hairpin domain) gives rise to the protein MWRPARTTGSNDTPLANKRRFGLPEEAPAQAPPPPGGGGYGKPPGDMQFFNGRIDRDRDRERRNAPPQPRDDHRRDDRDMRDRRDDQDRYGGDRRDDRDRHDRRDDRGDDRRSDRRSRWDDQDRTRGREADPREEGPRKRRSRWGDASERVDVSGLPVNIQGKVSASELDNYAIHVRLEEIARKLRTGDVVPPDGQRSPSPPPKFDAYGRRTNTRDVRYREKLEDERRRLIDRAMKNDPNFRPPADFQNRRNGRPMDKVYIPVDEFPEINFFGLLVGPRGNSLKRMERETGAKISIRGKGSVKKGKDRPEAYANDEEDDLHCVVTGDDEVKVKACVMLINKVIETAASTPEGQNDHKRNQLRELASLNGTLRDDENQLCQNCGEKGHRRWECPQQRVYSANVICRLCGGAGHMARDCRGRGDPSLATNRPPGDTQFDSEYSALMAELGEAGAAAPGPGAPTEQRLPPWRISENWHGGGRNRERDQGFGDQGYGGGEQGYGGGDQYGGGGYGGDQGYGGGAGAAAGGGGYGGGYGGDQGYGGGAGGAGGAGGYGGGGGGGYQQYYAGMQGA
- the YVH1 gene encoding uncharacterized protein (Dual specificity phosphatase, catalytic domain); its protein translation is MLSRSASLRGTKLPQMSNLRDSGLDAAPADALKPDEQAIDDVFAQVKETGTLEGAARRLAELAAAEEGPGTLQHQRRHQAWMDDPEEAAYLAQQQQQEEEEEEVVVEHLNEVIDGLWIGDLFAAMDADGLKERGITNVVSLLRPPLQFAPDFAVFAIMIDDAPETDILRELPSAVAWIAEALQRRAGHEPDQRGLELQNTPETKAGGVLVHCQAGMSRSATVTAAFLMRELRLDPVEAVTFLRDRRSVVDPSDTFWHQLGLYYLADGRMTRQWYLSRTTDTVMNDGRAPSTEHMAVYPSTPTPSQPATPAGGHRRKVRCKMCRQHLALREHMMDHILDQAPLSRPRTPSNFSLPGPLTGLNLSITTDDDALDIDDDEPAPKDQLSRRPSVASDVINPLTGLPASRSRRASLASETGGVGRARSRSLLGLGPDGLTMTRANSVSADEDKEGKSSEDISPTKPSLTRAGRPILDADQLAARLPPQLAALRTGGVSTPSTTDASPVDKPAGRRRASSGLQFTSSMPNMSTGGLTGPPPILANPKCSGYFVEPLTWMEPVLANGSITGKLVCPNPKCGVKIGNYDWAGAQCGCKDWVTPGFCLSRSKVEEVW